The nucleotide sequence ACCAGCAGCCGGGAGGCGTGCTCGGCGAACGCGTTGGAGCCGCACACATAGGCTTCCCACCCGCCCGGTGGCCGCTCGGCCAGGAGCGGCGCCACATGTGCCGGCGACAGCCGTCCCACCGGCACCCCATCGGGCGCCCGACGCGTGAACACGGCCGTGGTCTCCGCGCCGTACTCCGCCGCGTAGACCAGTTCCTCGGGCCCGCGCGCGGAGACCAGCAGCCGCAGCGGTACGTCGAGGTCGCCCGCCCGGTGGTGGCGGATCATCGACATCAGCGGTACGACGCCGGAACCGGCGCCGATCAGCAGCGCGGGCCGGTCCCCGGGCCAGGCGAAGAAGCCGCTGAGGGGGCCGCGCACCTCGACCTCGTCGCCGGGCCGGGCCTCGCTGTGGAACCACCCGGAGACCTCGCCGCCCTCGACATGGTCCAGGGTCAGTTCGATGTGCCCGGTGTCGTCCGGCGGGGACGCCAGCGAGTAGTGGCGCTGCGCGGTGTAGCCGTCGCCGGCGGTCAGCCGCAGCATCAGATGTTGCCCCGGCAGATGCCCCGCCCACCCGGGCACCGCGAACCGGAACGTGGCCACGGCCGGTGTCTCCCGACGGATCTCCGTCAGCGTCGCCGTCCGCCAGAGCGCCGAGGCCCGGTTGCTCACGGCGATACGACCCGGCACGGCGAACCGCGTGGCCGGTGTGAAGGCCGACTCGGTCAGTGCCGTCCCAGACCTTGCCGTCCCGGACGGTGTCGTCGCAGGCGGTGCCGCCTCGGACGGCGTCGCCCCGGGCAGTGTCGTCTCAGTCACCGGAGTACCGCTGCTCCTCCCACGGGTTGCCCCGCGCGTGATAGCCGTTCTGCTCCCAGAAACCGGGCTCGTCGTGGTCGAGCAGTCGCAGGCCCGCGATCCACTTCGCGCTCTTCCAGAAGTACAGATGCGGCACCAGCAGCCGCGCCGGGCCGCCGTGCTCGGCGGGCAGCGGCTTGCCGTCGTACTCCCACGCGATCCAGGCGCGTCCGCCGGTGAGGTCGGCGAGCGGGAGGTTCGTGGTGTAGCCGCTGTGGGAGTACGCGACCGCGTGGGTGGCGGACGCGTCGGGCCGGACCACGTCCAGGAACGCGTCCAGCGAGACGCCTCCGAACCGCACCCCGAACTTCGACCAGCTCGTCACACAGTGGATGTCGCCCTCGTACGGCGACGCGGGCAGCGCGTGCGCCTCGTCCCAGTCCCAGGAGCGCGGCCGCGCCACCAGACCGTCGATCCGGAACGTCCAGTCGGCGGGCGTGAGGTCGGGGGTGACCTCGGCCGACAGGACGGGCCAGTCCTCGCCGGCGTCGTACTGGCCGGGCGGCAGTCCGGGATTGTGGACGCGGGGGCGTCCGGTGAAGCCTCGTGTGACGTTCATGGGGGTCCAACGTGACGATGGTGATTGCTGAGTCATACAACCGTACGTGTCCGGGGTGAGCGCTTCGGCCCCGGGGCCGGGCGGCGATCATTGCGGCCGCGTGAACTCTTCGGCGGCCCGGGAATAGGGGCTCGGCGATCTCCCTTGCCGCCTTCAGTCGGTGCCGGCGGACCTGACGGCGGACGACCAGGTTGTAGCAGAGCAGAGCAGAGCAGGGCAGAGCAGGGCAGAGCAGAGTAGGGCGAGAGAAGAGCGGGAGAGCGCATGTCCGAGTACGCGAGTGGCAGCAAGGGTGCGGGCATCGTGCCGCACGTCCTCGACAATCCCGCCCTCGCCTCCCTCACCGGGCCGCACGCCCACTTCGCCGAGCGGCGGGGCCGGGTGCTGCGCTACCCGCTCGACGTCTCCCCGTGGCTGGCCCTCCCCGACGAGCCCGACGCGGACGACTGGGCCGACCTCGCGGCGCTGGCCGGCCCCGGCGCCGAGGTCCCGGTCCCGGCCTACACCGGGGGGTTCCCGGCCGACTGGGAGGTGACGTTCGACCTGGCGGGCGTGCAGCTCGTCGACGACGGGATAGCCGCGGCCCCGGACGGCGAGGCCGTACTCCTCGGCTCCGCCGACGTGCCCGAGATGCTCGACCTCGTCGAGCGCACCCAGCCCGGCCCCTTCCTGCCCCGCACCGTCGAGCTCGGCACCTACCTCGGTATCCGCCGGGGCGGCGCCCTGGTCGCCATGGCCGGTGAGCGGCTGCATCCGCCGGGCTGGACCGAGATCAGCGCGGTCTGCACCGACCCGGCCTTCCGTGGCGCGGGCCTCGCCACCCGCCTCGTCCACGCCGTCGCCCACGGCATCCGCGAACGGGGCGAAACCCCCTTCCTCCACACCGCCGCGACCAACACGACCGCCATCCGCCTCTACGAATCCCTCGGCTTCCGCCTACGCCGCACCACCCGCTTCATGGCGGCCAGGGTGCCGTTGGTCGAGGCGGGGGAGGAGCGGGTGGGGGTGTAGCGGGTCGGGCGGCGGTGCGGGTGGTGATCGGGCCGGGGGTGGGCCGAGCGGGGCGCCCGTTCTCAAACCGGTGGGCCGGCGGGCCGGTGGGCCGGGGCGCACCGAGTCTCGCCGGGGTGACGGTGACATGAAGCCGTGCCGGCCACCGGCTCGCGACACGAAGCGTGCCGGGACCGTCGGCCGGACGCGTGGGAGCCGCGCCGAGACAGCCGGCGCTGTGCGGTGGGACGGCGGACCGGGGGTTGTCGGTCGTGGGTCGGCGGGTGTGCCGGGGTGGTTGGCCGTGCGGTTCGGGGGCGCGCCGGGATGGCCGGCCGTTCCCCCTTCGGAGCTTTCCCGGGAGCGTCGGCCGGGCAAGCCGTAGCGGGCCGGAGGCATCGGAGCCGTGGGGGAGACGCGGTCCCCGGCGGAGCTGCTCGCGCCCTTGAAGCAGGGTCATGACCATGGGGTAGGGTGACCGGGCCAGTCAGCTCGTGGACCGAGGAGGTGGGACCCATTACCGCTGTGTCAGGTCGGGTGCTCTCACCCCAACGCGGCGCGGTGCATCGCCGATAGGCCACCGCGGGAGCGCCCTTCGGCCCACCGAAAGGCTCTCGGCTGTCATGCCACTTGTCTCAACCTCCTCTGTCGTCACGGCACTTCGTGCCGCCGGTTGCGTCTTCGCCGAGGACGAGGCGGAGTTGATCCTCGCCACCGCACGCACCCCGGACGAGGCCACCACCATGGTCGACCGGCGCGTCGCCGGCCTCCCCCTCGAACTCGTCCTCGGCTGGGCCGAGTTCGCGGGCCTGCGCATCACCGTGGAAACCGGTGTGTTCGTTCCCCGCCGCCGCACCGAGTTCCTCGTCGAGCGGGCCCTCGCCACCGTCCCCGGCGCCTCGGTCGTCGTCGACCTCTGCTGCGGCTCCGGCGCGGTGGGTGTCGCCCTGGCCGCCTCACTCGACGGGGCGGAACTCCACGCCGCCGACATCGACCCGGCGGCGGTCCGCTGCGCCCGCCGCAACATCGCCCCGCACGACGGCCACGCGCACGAGGGTGACCTCTTCGCGGCGCTGCCCGACCGCCTGCGGGGCCGCGTCGACATCCTCGCGGCGAACGTCCCGTACGTCCCGACCGGCGAGGTCCCGCTCCTGCCGAGCGAGGCCCGCGACCACGAACCCCTCGTCGCCCTGGACGGCGGCAGGGACGGCCTCGACGTGCTGCGCAGGGTCGCCGCAGAGGCCTCCGAATGGCTCGCCCCGGGCGGCTGTCTGCTCGTCGAGACGAGCGAACGCCAGGCACCGCTCGCCCTCGACACCTTCCACCGCTCCGGCCTCACCGCACGCGTGGCCGTCTCGGAGGAGATGTACGCCCACGTGGTGCTCGGCTCAAGACCCTGAGTGTGACGGCGATCGGTAGTTGGCCCCGAGGCGGTCTGTGATCGCGATCTTTTGGTCATCTGAGGAGATCGCCGTGTGTCGCAGCTCAGAGGCTGCGCTTCTTGATGCGTGGGTGCGAGAGCCGGGGTGCGGTCGGAGCGGTGCGGGCTTGAGGACTTGAGGACTTGATCGAGCCGTACGCGATCGCCGATTCCGTACGCGCTCGCCTGTCGCTGGGTGAGGGTTGGACACGTTTGTGGACGACTGCTTGGCGGTTGGACGGCGACGAGATCTTCTGGCCGGTTCGCGATCTGGGATCGGTTCCGGTGCTCTCGTCGCGGCCGGTACGGCGCTTCGCCTGGCGGGCGCGTCAACGGCACCGGCCGGGACTTCAGTTTCTGGTGTCCACCGGTCGTCACCACGGGTTCGAATCGTTGGAGGAAGCCCGGTTGCTGCTGGCACTCGACTTCCTGCAGGTTCGGGAGGTGCTGCCGCAGCCCTTCCGGTTGGAGTTCGTGCACGGCGATGGCCGGATGGAGCACGTACCGGACTTCTTGGCCGTGATGGGTGACGGCTCACGGTGGCTGTTCGACGTGCGCCCGGGCCATCTGGTGAAGGAAGCGGACGCCGTGAAGTTCGCCGCGGCGGACGAGGCGGCACGCTCCTGCCATTGGAAATACGCGGTGGTCACTGGGTGGCGGCGGCATGTGTGGCCGGTGCTGGACGCCCTGTCGGCTCAGCGACGCCCGCTGGACGATCCACTCCAGCTGCGCGCGGAGGTTCTTGGTGAAGTGGCCCGAGGGCCGGCCCCGTTCGGTGACTTGGCACGCCGCACCTCGTTGCCGGTCGTGGCCCGGGCCCACACCCTCCATCTGCTCTGGCACCGCCAGCAGGGCATCGACATGGCCAGCCCACTGAGCGACGGCTCGATGGTCTGGCTGGCCGGGGGAGCAACGCGGTGACCGCCCGGTCGGAGCTGCTGGGCCTGGAGGTCGGTGGCCGACTGCGCTTCGACGGCTTGGACTGGCAGGTGACAGCCGTCGAAGCCCAGCTCGGCCGGGTGCTGCTGCACGGGTCGGACGGCCGCGATGAGCGGCGTTCGATCCGCTGGTTGATGCAGCACCCGGACTGCCGGGCAGTGAGCGTCGGCCGGACAGTGCAGAGCGACGGCCGGCAGCCATCAGCCTGGGAGGACTTGACTGAGAACCAGCAGGCCAAGGCCCGGCTGCGCGCCGCACACTTGCTGGAGGCCGAAACGGGCTACCGCTCGGGTGACCCCCGTCGGCGCGAACCGGACGAGCCGCGGCCGGCCTACGATCCGGACCGCACTACGCTCGGTCAGTGCCGCCGGGCGAAGGTGGCTGAGCTGAAGGCCCTGGGCCGCGAGGAGGCGGCGGCGCTCGGCCTGGCTCAGGTCAGTGAGCGCACGCTGAAACGGATGGCTGCCGCGTGGCGCCGGGAGGGACTGCTGGGCTGTGCGGATGGCCGGTGGCTGCGGGCTTCCGGGGGACACCACAGCATCACCGAGGAGGTGCGCGAGGCGATTTTCGCCGTCCGGGAGGAGACCTTGCACCGCTCCCGCCTGAGCATGCGCGGCCGCGAGCGGCTGATCCACCAGTACGTGCAGGAGTCTTTCGGCTCCGACGCGGCGGTTCCGGGATATGACACGTTGCGGGCGGTCTGGCGGGAGTGGTTCGGGCCCGGTGGCGCCCGGCAGCGTTACGTCCGTTGCGCCGAAGCGGCCAAGGACGCCTCGGCCCGGGTGGTGGTGCACCGGCCGGGCCAGGTGGTCGCGCTCGACACCACGCCGCTGCCTGTGAAGGTCCGCGAGTCCGTCTTCGGCGAGCCGGTGTCGGTCATGCTGACGCTGGCGCTCGATCTCTACACCCATTCCATCGTTGCCTTCCGCCTGATGCCGGTGGCGGATACGGCGGTGGACATCGCGATGCTGCTGCGGGACGTGATGATGCCGCTGCGCGAGGGCTGGGGCGAGGAAATGGAGTGGCCCTATCCGGGGGTTCCGGCCACGGTGGTCGCGCAGTTCGCCGGTCACCGGGTTTCGGCCCTGCCGTTCTTCTCGCCGGAGATCGTCACCACCGATCACGGCGCCGCCTACAAGAACCACCAGATCGTAGAGGCCGAACGGGCCTTGGGCTGCAACATCCTTCCGGCCCGTACCCTGCGTCCGACCGACAAGTTCGCTGTCGAGCGGGTCTTCGGCGCGCTCAACTCTCTGCTGGTCGTGTCCTGGCCTGAGCAGGCATCCGCAATCCACGATGCTGTCGACGCCGACCGGCGCCGAAGTCGTGATCAAGGCAGCATGCCTATGCCGCCTCCGCGGCTGGGCGAAACCCTGCGGCGACGAAGCCTGTTCCTGCTGCCGCCTGACGACGACGCCGACGGCATTGAAGCGAGGGAGCAAGCGTGAGCGAGGTGACTCCGCGAAGCGTTCTGGCGGAACTGGCCAGCGGCACGAAGCCACGGCGGGACACCTACGAGGGCTGGCAGCGATACCGGACGACCCGCGGCCAGTTCCTGGCGGCTCCCATCCTGACCTTCACCCAGTGGCGGGCGATGAGCTCGTCGGAGCGGTCGCTCTACGACCTGCACCGCACGGCCACCCACGTCAACCTGCCGTTGCAGGAGACCCCGATGTCACTGCGGGTCGGCCGACTTGTCAACCGACGTCTGCGCAACAACGCACTCAAGCAGAACGTGGCCACCCGGCCTGGGGTGATGGTCTCCGGCTGGGGCTACCAGGGCAAGACGGAGACCGTCTGCGAGGTCGCTGCCGCCTTCGAGGACGCCTGGCTGGAGCTGCACCACTACCTCAATCCCGACGCCGTGGACGGGACGAACGACCTGCACGCCCCGGTCGTCTATGTCCAAACCCCGGTGACCGCCAAGCCGAAGAGCACCTGCCAGGCCGTGCTGGACTTCTTCGGCGCCAGCACGCGCGGCATGAGCCTGCCCCGGCTGATGCAGCAGGTCGCCCAGTCCCTGAGCGACCACGGCGTCAAGGCCCTGATCCTGGACGACATCAATCGGCTGCGCATGCACCGCGCCGACGACCAGGACACCCTCGACCTGATCCGGGCCTTCATGAGCATGAACGTCACGCTCATCCTGGTCGGCGTCGACATTCCCGGCAGCGGGCTGCTGCGGGATGCCCGGTGGGACGCCAGACAGCGACAGTGGGTGATGGACCCCTCCGAGCACGCTCGTGTCCACGGCCTGGAGGCCACCCAGACCGAGCGACGCTTCGACCTGGTGGAGCTCGACCGTTTCCGCACTTCCACTCCCGAAGAAGCCACCTCGTTCCAGGCCCACCTCCGTGGCATCGAAGCTCACCTGAGGCTGCTGAAGGCCAAGCCGGGCATGCTCACCGGCGGCGCGATGCCTGAGTACCTGATGCGCCGCACCAGCGGCGTCGTCGGTGTCCTGGAACGGCTCATCGAGGACGGTGCTCAGGAGGCCATGGACAGCGGGAAAGAACTCCTCGACGAGAACTTGCTCGACGAGATCGTCATCAGTCTCGACGACCCCAGCCGCGACCCGTCGACCGGGGAGATCCCACCGATTCCCGGAAGGGGTACATCCTCGAGAACCGCGATTGTGAACAAGGGCGCCCGTAGCCGGAGGAAGAACACCGTCTTCGACGACCGCGGGCCGGCTGCGGCCGGAACTGCGGGGTGACCGGTGTCCGAGGAGGCGCCGCTGCCCCGCAGCCTTGTTCCGCTACCCGGCGAGAGCCTCCCCGGTCTGCTGCTGCGGCTGTCTCACCGCCTTGACCAGCCACCATCGGTCATCGCCTTCCGATCCGGCCTGACCCGCCGCATCGGCATACCTACGCCGGTGAACCACCTGCTCATGCTGGCACCGCAGTTCCGGCCCCGATTCTCCCGTGCCACCAGAGTTCCCGAGCACCTGACCGACGGCCTCACTCTGCGTCCGCTCGTCAGCCGCTACCCCGCCGTTGCCGACGCCTTGACCCGCCGAGGACGCCAGTCCCACCTGCGCCCGCGCTCCTACTTCCCTCCCTGGATCTTCGGCACGAGCACCCGCTACTGCCCTCTCTGCCTGGCGGGCGACGGCAGCCAGATCCAGCTGAGGCACGGCGGCGCCTGGAAGACCACCTGGCGGCTGGCCGTGACCTTCATCTGCCTGCACCACCGGATCTTCCTTCAGGACACCTGCCCGGCCTGCCAGGTCCCCGCCCACGTCGCTTCGCGCAAACTCAGCCTTCTTCCCTCACCCACGGTGGCTGGACTGCATCCCCTCCAATGCCGCAACACCCGCACGGACCTGACCCATTGCGGCGATCGGATGGACAACCCCGACCACGTCATCAACACGTCCACCCCCAGCCCCGAGGTGATTGAGCTCCAGCACCAGCTGCAACACCTGCTCTCGCCCGACTGTGACCCGACCAGCGCCTTCGCCGTCTTCAGCGACCTTCAGGTCCTTGCCGCGATCGTCCAGGCAACCTGGCCCGCGACCGCCAGCGTCACTCCTGAGCACCGACTGGCGGATGCCTTTGACGCCCACATCACTGCGCAACAGCACTGTGATCTCACCGCTCTGACACACGTCCAGCGCGGAAACCTTTGGGTGACTCCACCGTTGTCCGCCCCAGCCATGGCCGGACTCATGGACATTGCCTCCCGTCTGCTGGCCCTGCCCCCGGCTGCCCTGCCTCAGGCCATCACGGCGTTGCTCGGGAGCCTCCCTCCTCCCACCGCCAGCGGCTGGGGCAACATCTGGACCAGACTGCGGCACGATGCCTCTCCGGAATTTCGCACCCAGGTGATGTCCGCCCTCCCGAGATCCTTCCGAGTCGGCGGCAGCCGCGAGGACGCGAGCTGGCGCATCGCCCGACGGCCGGCCCTCCGCACACGCGACCGCGGCTACCTTCCAGAGCACATCCCTCAGTGGCTGCCGGACGACTGGTTTCGTCTCGCGGTCCATGACACTTCACCGAAGGCGATGAGCCGCAGCGTTACCTACCGACGCTTCGTCGCCGTCCAGCTGGTGCAGATCGTCACCGGCTTCCAGCTGGAGGAAGCCGCACGCTTCCTTGGAATCCCCGATGCCTGGCACCAAGCGCCCATCCAACAGCGCAAGCTGCACTCCCGCAGCCGCTACCGTCACCGGACCGAAGACCTCTCCGTGTCCCTGGAAAGCATCGGTAGGCACCTCGCTCAGATCGAATCGCCGGTGAGCTACCGAGCACGGCGCATGCGCTATTCGGATTGGACCCTCAGTCCCGAAGAGTGGGCGAGTATGACCGCCTCACGCCCAAGACAAGAAGGCCGTCATAGCCCCTCTGACCTGCTGATTCACGCCTGCGTGTCCAGCAGTATCTGGGCACGTCTCACCGGCAGCGAGTGGAGACTCGCGCCCAGCATCCTGATCCACTTCCCGTCCCTCAGCTCCCTCGACATGGGAGGCAAACAGGCGGAGGCAGTGCGGCACCGCATCAGGCACAGAACCAGCCCCTACTACCGCGGCCTTGGCGAACTCATCAACCAGGTTGCCGCGGCCGAACATCGGGCCTGAAGTGTCCCGTCTCGCTGGAGCTGAGGCACGACGGCCGCCTGACCTGGTGTGTCTCAGGTTGAGTGAGATGCCGAGTGTCCGTCTGTCTCGCCCAACTGACTTCTGACTGGCGCCTCGTCGAGCACCTGCGTCCGGACCCAGGCTTGCTGGAAGGACTGAGCCGCACGGCCATCGAGACCTGGAAAATCCTTCGTCCGTGCCGCCGTCCGGATGATGAGGTGGCACGGTGATGAACCACGATGAGGCCGCGACTGTCCGACCGTTGACGCTGGCTTGGGTGGGTCGGCACCTGGAGGCCGGCGAACGGATCGTCAAAGCCGAGGAGCTGCACGGCGGCATCACCGCCGAGATGCGGAGGCTGATCATCGGCACACGGGACGGAGGCACCCGTGACCTGGTGCTGCGGACCTACGTCGACCCGTTCTATATGGAGCACGCCGAGGACGGGCTGATTGGGGAGGCCAGCGCTCTGACCTTGCTCGCGGGGACCGGCGTGCCGGCTCCTTCACTGGTCGCGGTTGATCCGACTGCCGCGCAGTGCGAGTATCCGTCGCTCCTGATGACCCATCTGGCGGGCCGGACGGTTCTCGACGATGAAGGAGTGGAGGCGCGCGTTCGCCTGCTGGCCCGTCAACTTGTGGCGATCCACGCGGTGTGCCCTGCTGAGCGGCCCCGGGAATATGCGACGTTGACGACCGCGGACACTGTCGTGGTTCCCAAGGGCGCCGACGCGGCCGTATGGGCCGCAGCGATCGAAGTGATCCGCAGGCCCGCGCCACCCTATGAAGGGCGCTTCCTGCACCGGGACTTCCAGCCCGGCAACGTGCTGTTCGACGTGTCGCCTTCGAACCCGGAAGGCGCCCGGATCACCGGCGTCATCGACTGGGCAGCAGCCTCCTGGGGCCCGGCCGATCTCGATGTGGCGCACTGCTCCGTCAATCTCGCGCTGCTGCACGGCCCGGCTTGGGGTCTGCGGTTCGCCGAGGCGTACGAGGAGGCTGGCGGTGTGCTGGCTGCGAGCGTGAGCGAGCGGCTGTACTGGCGGGTGCGGGACGCGCTGGCCGCCTCGGAAGAAGTGCAGTCGGTGTCGCAGCCGTGGCGGGAGGCCGGGAGGACAGAGCTGACGACGCGAGCTGTGGAGGAGCGGCTGGATGCCTATGTCACCGCCCTGATGGACGCGCCGGGCTGACACGCGAGAAACAGCGGCAGTTGCCCGAGATTGAGTGAGACGTACAGCCCGATGCCTCACATCGACCGAGACTGTTTCGGCTTCAGCGAGACAGGACATTCGCCGCGCAGATTGATCGGGACTCGATCACGTCGCCGAGCAGATCCAGCGGGAAACCCTCACAAGCACTGGGAACGGACACCGCCGCTCAGTGCGTCAGGTCCTCGGGATCCGAGGTGAGCATGGTGACCGGACTGGGGGCGGCGAGGGCGGTGGCACTGAGCATGGCGTCGATGGCGTATGTGGCCGTGCAGGCCGGTGTTGGTGAGGAGGGCGGCGGCGTGGCGGGCGATGGACGCGGCGATGGGTTCGACGACGAGGCGGGACAGGGTCCACTCCAGGGTTGGGCGGTTGATTCGGGGATGGACCACCTCCACCAGGGTGGCCGCAGACGTGATGACCCGGAGGTCCCCGTTCGGGCCAGCGCGGGCCATCCCGTGACGGACCGGTCACGGGGCACGGCCTTGGCAAGCCCCTCACTGTCCAGGACCAGCGGGCCGTCGGGAATGGGAGGGGAGCGGGTCACCCGGCGCTCGCTCCGCCTTGGTACGAGCGGCTTCCCCAGCACTTCGAAGCCCACGCGAACTGGGCACTCATCACGATGATGACCCGACGCCTGACCCGCCAAAGCCCTTAGCACCGACAGCTGGTCAAAGAAGTCCCAGACTGCTCAGGAGTGATTGCAAACGAGCGTATAGCGCCAGAACAGCCGTCGTCGCAGCCGTGCTCCGGGGAGGACGTCTCTGGCTGTACGGACAATGTCGTCGAAGGTCATGTCCGCTGAGCGAGTAGGGGCCGTCATGGATACGGGCCGGGGCGAGGGGCGCCCCTTGTTCTTCAGCCAGCCCATGGCGGCGTTGGCCGGAATGGCGACGACACCGAGCAGGTGGTCCACAGGGGTCTGAGTGCGGGACAGGCCCACGATCACCAAGGTCCCTCCCGGCGCCAGATGGCGGCGGAAACAGGTGAGTGCCTGGGCGAACGGCAGATGGTGGATCGTGGCGACGCAAGTGATGACGTCGTAGGAGCCGACAGGGAACTCGGCTACTGCATCCGCGACGATGAAGGTCACGGGAAGCGCAGCAGGAGTCAACTCCTGGGCCTGGGAGGTGATCACCGGATCAGAATCGACTGCCGTCACAGCGGCGGCGCGTCTGGCCAGGAGCCTTGCGAGGTCTCCGCTGCCGGATCCGATGTCCAGGGCGTCGTTGAAGCGTTTCGGCAGCTGCCGCAGGATCCAGGGGTGGTAGTGGGCGTTGTGATCCCACGGGTAGGCGGCATTGAACCGTTCAAGAGCACGCAGGAGACGAGGCGACAGGATCTTCATCCACTTAGTCCATCAAGTCCGGGCAGCAAGCACACCCCGTTCCGGAACAAAGATCAACCGCTTACCGGACCGCCCGACTCGGCCCATAGAGGCGAGTTGCGTCAGGCGGTATACGCACTTCCTGCTGTCGCCCCGAGCCGCTCGACCGCCTCCGGCCGCCGCCCGCCACCCAGCGCGGCACGCGCTGCCCCCTCAACTGATCTCGCGTCACTTTCTGAGGCGCCACCTTTCGGACTCGGCAACTGAGGCGCCATACGCGCAGATCACGTGATCGGCTCTGGCTGAGTCGTCGCTGAGCCGGGCTCGGCCGCATGTGCCCCAGGATCGCCCGGCGGCCGGAGGAATTCGTTCGCCGTCTCAGATGATCGCTTATAGCCTGCGTTGGGTGATGACAGCTGATGACGTGTTGTCTGTCTTGGCCCTGCTGCAAAGGGCACGGGTTGACGTCTGGATCGGCGGAGGCTGGGGGATCGATGCTCTGATTGGCGAGCAGACCCGGGGGCATCGCGACCTGGACTTGATGCATCGGAAGGATCATGAAGCCGCTGTCATGGCAGTCTTGTCTGGCATCGGTTTCGCAGAGAGCCTCGACTGGCGGCCTATCCGGTTCGTCGTAACGGATCTGGACGGCCGAGGGATCGACCTTCACCCGCTGGTTTTCGCCGAGGACGGCTCAGCAGCGCAGGCATCGTTTGAACCGGAGCGACCGTTCATGTATCCCTCCTCATGCTTTGTGACGGGCGTCATCAGCGGGACGACCGTCCCGTGTCTCTCAGCTGAGCAGCAGGTTTACTTCCACCAGGGTTATGAGCCAACCGATCGTGATCGTCACGACATGGCCCAACTCCGCCGAGTCTTCGGGATCTCCACTCATTTTTGATCCGGTCAGCGAGACGAGCATCGCTTTCCCAGCGCCTGTCGCCATTGACGTTCGGCCCTCGGTCTTCCCTCAGCAAGGCAACTTCGATGAGGGATCGTCATGGCGTCGGTCGCACGCAGCGCGCAGGCTTCACGGAAGTTGATCCAGGGCCCGAGATGTGGAAGCGCCCGATCCTCGTCGGTGCCGTTTCCACCGGCAGGCCCTGCCGACCGTTCGGTGGCATGCTTTGCTGTTGTCCCCGTAGGCGGCGTCTGCTTGCCGGCGGTGGCTGGCATCGGTCAGGCGGAGCGGGTCAGACGGTCGCGCGGTCGTGATTGCTGGAGGTGACGAGGCCGTGAGGTGCGGAAGGAGGTCGTGGCCCCCTTCAACGAGGAGCAGCTCTCTGTGATCAGCCTCACCGTGCCTGCCCGTCCCGAGTGACGGTGCTGGTGGTCGTGGTCCTCCGCCACCGGCACTAATGGGCGGTACGTGTGGTGAGGTCGTTTTTCGTGATGGAGCGGACCACCTGGCAAGGGGTTCCGACCGCGACAGCCATCGGGGGAATGCTGCGGCTGACGACGCTGCCGGCGCCGATGACCGACCCGTATCCGATGCGGACGCCG is from Streptomyces sp. NBC_01314 and encodes:
- a CDS encoding TniQ family protein, with the translated sequence MSEEAPLPRSLVPLPGESLPGLLLRLSHRLDQPPSVIAFRSGLTRRIGIPTPVNHLLMLAPQFRPRFSRATRVPEHLTDGLTLRPLVSRYPAVADALTRRGRQSHLRPRSYFPPWIFGTSTRYCPLCLAGDGSQIQLRHGGAWKTTWRLAVTFICLHHRIFLQDTCPACQVPAHVASRKLSLLPSPTVAGLHPLQCRNTRTDLTHCGDRMDNPDHVINTSTPSPEVIELQHQLQHLLSPDCDPTSAFAVFSDLQVLAAIVQATWPATASVTPEHRLADAFDAHITAQQHCDLTALTHVQRGNLWVTPPLSAPAMAGLMDIASRLLALPPAALPQAITALLGSLPPPTASGWGNIWTRLRHDASPEFRTQVMSALPRSFRVGGSREDASWRIARRPALRTRDRGYLPEHIPQWLPDDWFRLAVHDTSPKAMSRSVTYRRFVAVQLVQIVTGFQLEEAARFLGIPDAWHQAPIQQRKLHSRSRYRHRTEDLSVSLESIGRHLAQIESPVSYRARRMRYSDWTLSPEEWASMTASRPRQEGRHSPSDLLIHACVSSSIWARLTGSEWRLAPSILIHFPSLSSLDMGGKQAEAVRHRIRHRTSPYYRGLGELINQVAAAEHRA
- a CDS encoding AAA family ATPase, producing MSEVTPRSVLAELASGTKPRRDTYEGWQRYRTTRGQFLAAPILTFTQWRAMSSSERSLYDLHRTATHVNLPLQETPMSLRVGRLVNRRLRNNALKQNVATRPGVMVSGWGYQGKTETVCEVAAAFEDAWLELHHYLNPDAVDGTNDLHAPVVYVQTPVTAKPKSTCQAVLDFFGASTRGMSLPRLMQQVAQSLSDHGVKALILDDINRLRMHRADDQDTLDLIRAFMSMNVTLILVGVDIPGSGLLRDARWDARQRQWVMDPSEHARVHGLEATQTERRFDLVELDRFRTSTPEEATSFQAHLRGIEAHLRLLKAKPGMLTGGAMPEYLMRRTSGVVGVLERLIEDGAQEAMDSGKELLDENLLDEIVISLDDPSRDPSTGEIPPIPGRGTSSRTAIVNKGARSRRKNTVFDDRGPAAAGTAG
- a CDS encoding sulfite oxidase-like oxidoreductase — encoded protein: MNVTRGFTGRPRVHNPGLPPGQYDAGEDWPVLSAEVTPDLTPADWTFRIDGLVARPRSWDWDEAHALPASPYEGDIHCVTSWSKFGVRFGGVSLDAFLDVVRPDASATHAVAYSHSGYTTNLPLADLTGGRAWIAWEYDGKPLPAEHGGPARLLVPHLYFWKSAKWIAGLRLLDHDEPGFWEQNGYHARGNPWEEQRYSGD
- a CDS encoding GNAT family N-acetyltransferase, translating into MSEYASGSKGAGIVPHVLDNPALASLTGPHAHFAERRGRVLRYPLDVSPWLALPDEPDADDWADLAALAGPGAEVPVPAYTGGFPADWEVTFDLAGVQLVDDGIAAAPDGEAVLLGSADVPEMLDLVERTQPGPFLPRTVELGTYLGIRRGGALVAMAGERLHPPGWTEISAVCTDPAFRGAGLATRLVHAVAHGIRERGETPFLHTAATNTTAIRLYESLGFRLRRTTRFMAARVPLVEAGEERVGV
- a CDS encoding putative protein N(5)-glutamine methyltransferase yields the protein MPLVSTSSVVTALRAAGCVFAEDEAELILATARTPDEATTMVDRRVAGLPLELVLGWAEFAGLRITVETGVFVPRRRTEFLVERALATVPGASVVVDLCCGSGAVGVALAASLDGAELHAADIDPAAVRCARRNIAPHDGHAHEGDLFAALPDRLRGRVDILAANVPYVPTGEVPLLPSEARDHEPLVALDGGRDGLDVLRRVAAEASEWLAPGGCLLVETSERQAPLALDTFHRSGLTARVAVSEEMYAHVVLGSRP
- a CDS encoding ferredoxin reductase, with the protein product MTESAFTPATRFAVPGRIAVSNRASALWRTATLTEIRRETPAVATFRFAVPGWAGHLPGQHLMLRLTAGDGYTAQRHYSLASPPDDTGHIELTLDHVEGGEVSGWFHSEARPGDEVEVRGPLSGFFAWPGDRPALLIGAGSGVVPLMSMIRHHRAGDLDVPLRLLVSARGPEELVYAAEYGAETTAVFTRRAPDGVPVGRLSPAHVAPLLAERPPGGWEAYVCGSNAFAEHASRLLVEAGQPVDRIRIERFG
- a CDS encoding TnsA-like heteromeric transposase endonuclease subunit, producing MDGDEIFWPVRDLGSVPVLSSRPVRRFAWRARQRHRPGLQFLVSTGRHHGFESLEEARLLLALDFLQVREVLPQPFRLEFVHGDGRMEHVPDFLAVMGDGSRWLFDVRPGHLVKEADAVKFAAADEAARSCHWKYAVVTGWRRHVWPVLDALSAQRRPLDDPLQLRAEVLGEVARGPAPFGDLARRTSLPVVARAHTLHLLWHRQQGIDMASPLSDGSMVWLAGGATR